The Sulfitobacter sp. SK011 genome has a window encoding:
- the bluB gene encoding 5,6-dimethylbenzimidazole synthase, protein METFSEDFRAGLHDLMRWRRDVRHFLTDPVDEALISECLDTFHLAPSVGLSEPWRIIRVASDTARQAALENFKAANAEALAGYSGEQAALYASLKLSGMQNAPEQMAIYCDESTEKGHGLGAGTMPEMRRYSVVGAITLMWLTARTHGLGLGWVSVLDPVRLNRDLEVPEGWSLVAYLCLGWPRENTLTPELETKNWEARAPHLHVENR, encoded by the coding sequence ATGGAAACATTCTCAGAAGACTTCCGTGCCGGGCTGCACGACCTGATGCGCTGGCGGCGCGACGTCCGCCACTTTCTAACCGATCCCGTGGACGAGGCATTGATCAGCGAATGCCTCGACACCTTTCATCTGGCCCCTTCCGTGGGCCTGTCAGAACCATGGCGCATCATCCGCGTCGCCTCTGACACCGCGCGTCAGGCCGCACTTGAGAATTTCAAAGCAGCCAATGCCGAAGCCCTTGCAGGATATTCCGGCGAACAGGCGGCCCTTTACGCCTCGCTCAAGCTGTCTGGGATGCAGAACGCGCCCGAACAGATGGCAATCTACTGTGATGAGAGCACTGAAAAAGGGCACGGTCTTGGCGCTGGCACCATGCCGGAAATGCGCCGCTATTCAGTGGTTGGCGCGATCACGCTGATGTGGTTGACCGCCCGAACGCACGGCCTTGGGCTGGGGTGGGTCTCTGTTCTTGACCCCGTCCGTCTTAACCGTGATCTTGAGGTGCCGGAGGGGTGGTCTTTGGTCGCTTATCTTTGTCTGGGGTGGCCCCGCGAGAACACCCTGACGCCCGAAC
- the rpsP gene encoding 30S ribosomal protein S16 has product MAMKIRLARGGSKKRPFYRIVAADSRMPRDGRFIEKLGTYNPLLPKDSEERVKMDIEKIQEWIAKGAQPTDRVARMLEAAGVREKTERNNPNKGTPGKKAQDRVEEKAAKATAAAEAAAAPAEEAPAEEAAADEAAAE; this is encoded by the coding sequence ATGGCTATGAAAATTCGTCTCGCCCGCGGCGGCTCCAAGAAACGCCCCTTTTACCGCATCGTCGCTGCAGACAGCCGCATGCCACGCGATGGCCGCTTTATTGAAAAGCTGGGCACCTATAACCCGCTGCTGCCAAAAGACAGCGAAGAGCGCGTGAAAATGGACATCGAAAAGATCCAGGAATGGATTGCAAAAGGCGCGCAGCCCACAGACCGCGTTGCCCGCATGCTCGAAGCCGCCGGCGTTCGTGAAAAAACAGAACGTAACAACCCCAACAAAGGCACACCGGGCAAGAAAGCCCAGGACCGTGTTGAAGAGAAAGCCGCCAAAGCAACCGCCGCTGCCGAAGCTGCCGCCGCCCCTGCCGAGGAAGCGCCAGCAGAAGAGGCAGCCGCCGACGAAGCAGCCGCAGAATAA